The following are encoded in a window of Procambarus clarkii isolate CNS0578487 chromosome 33, FALCON_Pclarkii_2.0, whole genome shotgun sequence genomic DNA:
- the LOC123750012 gene encoding uncharacterized protein, with the protein MQQYTALHSNSTSEAAPVMQQYPALHSNSTNEAAPVMQQYPALHSNSTREAAPVMQQYQALHSNSSCEAAPVMQQYPLLHSNNSSEAAPVMQQYPALHSNSTSEAAPVMQQYPELHSNSTSEAAPIMQQYPALHSNSISEAAPVMQQFPALHSNSTSEAAPVMQQYPALHSNSSCDAAPVMQQYPALHSNSSYEAAPVMQQYPALHSNSSYEAAPVM; encoded by the coding sequence ATGCAACAATACACAGCGTTACATAGCAACAGTACAAGTGAAGCAGCTCCAGTAATGCAACAATACCCAGCATTACACAGCAACAGTACAAATGAAGCAGCTCCAGTAATGCAACAATATCCAGCGTTACATAGCAACAGTACAAGGGAAGCAGCTCCAGTAATGCAACAATACCAAGCGTTACATAGCAACAGTTCATGTGAAGCAGCTCCAGTAATGCAACAATATCCATTGTTACATAGCAACAATTCAAGTGAAGCAGCTCCAGTAATGCAACAATACCCAGCGTTACACAGCAACAGTACAAGTGAAGCAGCTCCAGTAATGCAACAATACCCAGAGTTACACAGCAACAGTACAAGTGAAGCAGCTCCAATAATGCAACAATACCCAGCATTACACAGCAACAGTATAAGTGAAGCAGCTCCAGTAATGCAACAATTCCCAGCGCTACACAGCAACAGTACAAGTGAAGCAGCTCCAGTAATGCAACAATATCCAGCGTTACATAGCAATAGTTCATGTGACGCAGCTCCAGTAATGCAACAATATCCAGCGTTACATAGCAACAGCTCATATGAAGCAGCTCCAGTAATGCAACAATATCCAGCGTTACATAGCAACAGCTCATATGAAGCAGCTCCAGTAATGTAA